One Mangifera indica cultivar Alphonso chromosome 4, CATAS_Mindica_2.1, whole genome shotgun sequence genomic region harbors:
- the LOC123213980 gene encoding presequence protease 1, chloroplastic/mitochondrial-like isoform X2: MSVSNDDENKVFGIVIRTPPKDSTGIPHILEHSVLCGSRKYPLKEPFVELLKGSLNTFLNAFTYPDRTCYPVASTNTKDFYNLVDVYLDAVFFPKCVENFQTFQQEGWHFELNNPSEEITYKGVVFNEMKGVYSQPDNVLGQTIQQALFPDNTYGVDSGGDPKVIPKLTFEEFKEFHQKYYHPSNARIWFYGDDDPKERLRILSEYLDNFEASSAPSESVITPQKLFSKPVRVVEKYPASECGDLKRKNMVCLNWLLADKPLDLETELALGFLDHLMLGTPASPLKKILLESGLGDAIVGGGIEDELLQPQFSIGLKNVSEENIQKVEELIMNTMTKLAEEGFEADAVEASMNTIEFSLRENNTGSFPRGLSLMLRSIGKWIYDMDPFEPLKYEKPLMDLKARIAEEGSKAVFSPLIEKYLLNNPHCVTVEMQPDPEKASRDKAAEKEALAKVKASMTEEDLAELARATQELRLKQETPDPPEALRSVPSLSINDIPKEPTRVPTEVGDINGVKVLQHDLFTNDILYAEVVLDLSPVKQELLPLLPLFCQSLLEMGTKDLSFVQLNQLIGRKTGGISVYPFTSSIRGKEDPCSHLIVRGKAMAGRADDLFNLMNCVLQEVQFTDQQRFKQFVSQSKARMENRLRGSGHRIAAARMDAKLNIAGWISEQMGGVSYFEFLQALEEKVDQDWSSISLSLEEIRRSLLSRDRCLINLTADGKNLKNVEKFVGKFLDMLPSNSPVETVRWKARLPPTHEAIVIPTQVNYVGKAGNIYDTGYQLKGSAYVISKYISNTWLWDRIRVSGGAYGGFCDFDTHSGVFSFLSYRDPNLMKSLDVYDGTANFLRELEMDDDTLTKAIIGTIGDVDSYQLPDAKGYSSLLHHLLGITEEERQKRREEILSTSVKDFKEFADAVEAIKDKGVVVAVASADDVDAANKERSNFFEVKKAL, translated from the exons ATGTCTGTATCAAATGATGATGAGAACAAGGTGTTTGGTATTGTCATCCGTACTCCTCC GAAGGATTCAACTGGGATTCCACACATATTAGAGCACAGTGTACTATGTGGATCAAGAAAGTATCCTTTGAAGGAACCATTTGTTGAATTGTTGAAAGGGAGCTTAAACACTTTTCTGAATGCATTCACCTATCCTGATAGGACCTGTTATCCAGTTGCTTCCACAAACACTAAG GACTTTTATAATTTGGTTGATGTCTACCTGGATGCTGTATTCTTTCCAAAGTGTGTGGAGAACTTCCAGACATTTCAGCAGGAGGGCTGGCATTTTGAGCTCAACAATCCTTCAGAGGAAATAACTTATAAAG GTGTTGTTTTCAATGAGATGAAAGGTGTTTATTCCCAGCCCGACAATGTATTAGGGCAGACCATTCAACAG GCTTTATTTCCTGACAACACATATGGCGTTGACAGTGGAGGTGACCCCAAAGTCATCCCCAAGCTAACATTTGAGGAGTTTAAG GAATTTCACCAAAAATATTACCACCCTAGCAATGCAAGGATATGGTTCTATGGAGATGATGATCCAAAAGAACGTCTGCGGATCTTGAGTG aGTATCTGGATAATTTTGAGGCAAGTTCAGCTCCCAGTGAATCTGTAATTACACCtcaaaaacttttttcaaaGCCAGTCAGGGTAGTTGAGAAATATCCTGCCAGTGAATGTGGCGATCTTAAGAGGAAAAACATGGTATGCCTTAATTGGTTGCTCGCAGATAAGCCCTTGGACTTGGAAACTGAACTCGCTCTTGGATTTTTGGATCATCTTATGTTGGGAACTCCTGCTTCTCCCCTGAAGAAAATTCTACTGGAAAGTGGTCTTGGAGATGCCATTGTCGGTGGTGGAATTGAAGATGAACTCCTTCAGCCTCAGTTTAGTATTGGATTGAAGAATGTTTCTGAAGAGAACATTCAAAAGGTAGAAGAATTAATCATGAATACCATGACAAAGTTAGCAGAAGAAGGTTTTGAGGCAGATGCTGTGGAGGCATCCATGAATACAATTGAGTTTTCTCTCAGAGAAAATAACACTGGGTCATTTCCTCGTGGCTTATCACTTATGCTTCGATCCATT GGTAAATGGATATATGACATGGATCCTTTTGAACCTTTAAAGTATGAGAAACCCTTGATGGATCTGAAAGCAAGGATAGCTGAGGAAGGCTCTAAAGCTGTTTTCTCTCCTTTAATTGAGAAATATCTATTGAACAATCCTCACTGTGTTACTGTAGAAATGCAG CCTGATCCAGAGAAAGCTTCTCGTGACAAAGCTGCTGAGAAAGAAGCTTTGGCAAAAGTCAAAGCAAGCATGACAGAAGAAGATCTGGCTGAACTAGCACGTGCTACACAGGAGCTACGATTGAAGCAAGAAACTCCTGACCCTCCAGAAGCTTTAAGAAGCGTTCCAAGTCTATCTATAAATGACATTCCCAAAGAACCTACACGTGTTCCCACAGAG GTTGGAGATATCAATGGTGTAAAGGTTTTGCAACATGACCTTTTCACAAATGACATCCTCTACGCAGAAGTTGTCCTAGACTTGAGTCCAGTAAAACAAGAGCTTCTTCCTCTGTTACCACTTTTTTG TCAGTCGTTGCTGGAGATGGGTACAAAAGACTTGAGTTTTGTGCAACTTAATCAGTTAATTGGAAGGAAAACTGGAGGAATATCAGTTTATCCATTCACATCATCCATAAGAGGCAAAGAAGATCCTTGTTCACATTTGATTGTTCGAGGCAAAGCAATGGCAGGACGAGCTGATGATTTATTTAACCTG ATGAACTGTGTTCTTCAAGAAGTCCAGTTTACAGACCAGCAGCGTTTCAAGCAGTTTGTTTCCCAAAGCAAAGCTAGAATGGAG AACCGATTAAGAGGAAGTGGTCACAGAATTGCAGCTGCTAGAATGGATGCAAAGTTGAATATTGCAGGGTGGATTTCTGAACAAATGGGTGGTGTCAG CTACTTTGAATTTCTGCAAGCCCTTGAAGAGAAAGTTGACCAAGACTGGTCTAGCATTTCTTTGTCTCTTGAGGAGATTCGAAGATCCTTACTTTCTAGGGATCGGTGCTTGATTAATCTGACTGCTGATGGGAAAAATCTCAAGAACGTAGAAAAGTTTGTTGGAAAATTTCTTGACATGCTTCCAAGCAACTCTCCTGTTGAAACAGTTAGATGGAAAGCTCGACTTCCTCCAACACATGAAGCTATTGTGATACCTACACAG GTAAATTATGTTGGGAAAGCAGGTAACATCTATGACACTGGTTACCAACTTAAAGGGAGTGCCTACGTTATATCGAAATACATAAGCAATACATGGTTGTGGGATCGCATCCGTGTTAGTGGTGGGGCTTATGGTGGTTTCTGTGATTTTGACACTCATTCAG GAGTATTCTCCTTCTTATCTTATCGGGACCCAAACTTGATGAAGTCTCTAGATGTCTATGATGGAACAGCAAATTTCTTGCGTGAGTTGGAAATGGATGATGATACGCTTACTAAAGCAATTATTGGGACCATTGGGGATGTAGATTCATATCAGCTTCCAGATGCCAAAGGTTATAGTAG
- the LOC123213980 gene encoding presequence protease 1, chloroplastic/mitochondrial-like isoform X1: MVITDVVEVSDEVAEKYGFEKVSEEFIKECKSKAVLFKHKKTGAEVMSVSNDDENKVFGIVIRTPPKDSTGIPHILEHSVLCGSRKYPLKEPFVELLKGSLNTFLNAFTYPDRTCYPVASTNTKDFYNLVDVYLDAVFFPKCVENFQTFQQEGWHFELNNPSEEITYKGVVFNEMKGVYSQPDNVLGQTIQQALFPDNTYGVDSGGDPKVIPKLTFEEFKEFHQKYYHPSNARIWFYGDDDPKERLRILSEYLDNFEASSAPSESVITPQKLFSKPVRVVEKYPASECGDLKRKNMVCLNWLLADKPLDLETELALGFLDHLMLGTPASPLKKILLESGLGDAIVGGGIEDELLQPQFSIGLKNVSEENIQKVEELIMNTMTKLAEEGFEADAVEASMNTIEFSLRENNTGSFPRGLSLMLRSIGKWIYDMDPFEPLKYEKPLMDLKARIAEEGSKAVFSPLIEKYLLNNPHCVTVEMQPDPEKASRDKAAEKEALAKVKASMTEEDLAELARATQELRLKQETPDPPEALRSVPSLSINDIPKEPTRVPTEVGDINGVKVLQHDLFTNDILYAEVVLDLSPVKQELLPLLPLFCQSLLEMGTKDLSFVQLNQLIGRKTGGISVYPFTSSIRGKEDPCSHLIVRGKAMAGRADDLFNLMNCVLQEVQFTDQQRFKQFVSQSKARMENRLRGSGHRIAAARMDAKLNIAGWISEQMGGVSYFEFLQALEEKVDQDWSSISLSLEEIRRSLLSRDRCLINLTADGKNLKNVEKFVGKFLDMLPSNSPVETVRWKARLPPTHEAIVIPTQVNYVGKAGNIYDTGYQLKGSAYVISKYISNTWLWDRIRVSGGAYGGFCDFDTHSGVFSFLSYRDPNLMKSLDVYDGTANFLRELEMDDDTLTKAIIGTIGDVDSYQLPDAKGYSSLLHHLLGITEEERQKRREEILSTSVKDFKEFADAVEAIKDKGVVVAVASADDVDAANKERSNFFEVKKAL, encoded by the exons ATGGTGATAACCG ATGTTGTTGAAGTCAGTGATGAGGTTGCGGAAAAGTATGGATTCGAGAAGGTTTCAGAAGAGTTCATTAAAGAGTGTAAGTCAAAGGCTGTGCTTTTCAAGCACAAGAAAACCGGTGCTGAGGTTATGTCTGTATCAAATGATGATGAGAACAAGGTGTTTGGTATTGTCATCCGTACTCCTCC GAAGGATTCAACTGGGATTCCACACATATTAGAGCACAGTGTACTATGTGGATCAAGAAAGTATCCTTTGAAGGAACCATTTGTTGAATTGTTGAAAGGGAGCTTAAACACTTTTCTGAATGCATTCACCTATCCTGATAGGACCTGTTATCCAGTTGCTTCCACAAACACTAAG GACTTTTATAATTTGGTTGATGTCTACCTGGATGCTGTATTCTTTCCAAAGTGTGTGGAGAACTTCCAGACATTTCAGCAGGAGGGCTGGCATTTTGAGCTCAACAATCCTTCAGAGGAAATAACTTATAAAG GTGTTGTTTTCAATGAGATGAAAGGTGTTTATTCCCAGCCCGACAATGTATTAGGGCAGACCATTCAACAG GCTTTATTTCCTGACAACACATATGGCGTTGACAGTGGAGGTGACCCCAAAGTCATCCCCAAGCTAACATTTGAGGAGTTTAAG GAATTTCACCAAAAATATTACCACCCTAGCAATGCAAGGATATGGTTCTATGGAGATGATGATCCAAAAGAACGTCTGCGGATCTTGAGTG aGTATCTGGATAATTTTGAGGCAAGTTCAGCTCCCAGTGAATCTGTAATTACACCtcaaaaacttttttcaaaGCCAGTCAGGGTAGTTGAGAAATATCCTGCCAGTGAATGTGGCGATCTTAAGAGGAAAAACATGGTATGCCTTAATTGGTTGCTCGCAGATAAGCCCTTGGACTTGGAAACTGAACTCGCTCTTGGATTTTTGGATCATCTTATGTTGGGAACTCCTGCTTCTCCCCTGAAGAAAATTCTACTGGAAAGTGGTCTTGGAGATGCCATTGTCGGTGGTGGAATTGAAGATGAACTCCTTCAGCCTCAGTTTAGTATTGGATTGAAGAATGTTTCTGAAGAGAACATTCAAAAGGTAGAAGAATTAATCATGAATACCATGACAAAGTTAGCAGAAGAAGGTTTTGAGGCAGATGCTGTGGAGGCATCCATGAATACAATTGAGTTTTCTCTCAGAGAAAATAACACTGGGTCATTTCCTCGTGGCTTATCACTTATGCTTCGATCCATT GGTAAATGGATATATGACATGGATCCTTTTGAACCTTTAAAGTATGAGAAACCCTTGATGGATCTGAAAGCAAGGATAGCTGAGGAAGGCTCTAAAGCTGTTTTCTCTCCTTTAATTGAGAAATATCTATTGAACAATCCTCACTGTGTTACTGTAGAAATGCAG CCTGATCCAGAGAAAGCTTCTCGTGACAAAGCTGCTGAGAAAGAAGCTTTGGCAAAAGTCAAAGCAAGCATGACAGAAGAAGATCTGGCTGAACTAGCACGTGCTACACAGGAGCTACGATTGAAGCAAGAAACTCCTGACCCTCCAGAAGCTTTAAGAAGCGTTCCAAGTCTATCTATAAATGACATTCCCAAAGAACCTACACGTGTTCCCACAGAG GTTGGAGATATCAATGGTGTAAAGGTTTTGCAACATGACCTTTTCACAAATGACATCCTCTACGCAGAAGTTGTCCTAGACTTGAGTCCAGTAAAACAAGAGCTTCTTCCTCTGTTACCACTTTTTTG TCAGTCGTTGCTGGAGATGGGTACAAAAGACTTGAGTTTTGTGCAACTTAATCAGTTAATTGGAAGGAAAACTGGAGGAATATCAGTTTATCCATTCACATCATCCATAAGAGGCAAAGAAGATCCTTGTTCACATTTGATTGTTCGAGGCAAAGCAATGGCAGGACGAGCTGATGATTTATTTAACCTG ATGAACTGTGTTCTTCAAGAAGTCCAGTTTACAGACCAGCAGCGTTTCAAGCAGTTTGTTTCCCAAAGCAAAGCTAGAATGGAG AACCGATTAAGAGGAAGTGGTCACAGAATTGCAGCTGCTAGAATGGATGCAAAGTTGAATATTGCAGGGTGGATTTCTGAACAAATGGGTGGTGTCAG CTACTTTGAATTTCTGCAAGCCCTTGAAGAGAAAGTTGACCAAGACTGGTCTAGCATTTCTTTGTCTCTTGAGGAGATTCGAAGATCCTTACTTTCTAGGGATCGGTGCTTGATTAATCTGACTGCTGATGGGAAAAATCTCAAGAACGTAGAAAAGTTTGTTGGAAAATTTCTTGACATGCTTCCAAGCAACTCTCCTGTTGAAACAGTTAGATGGAAAGCTCGACTTCCTCCAACACATGAAGCTATTGTGATACCTACACAG GTAAATTATGTTGGGAAAGCAGGTAACATCTATGACACTGGTTACCAACTTAAAGGGAGTGCCTACGTTATATCGAAATACATAAGCAATACATGGTTGTGGGATCGCATCCGTGTTAGTGGTGGGGCTTATGGTGGTTTCTGTGATTTTGACACTCATTCAG GAGTATTCTCCTTCTTATCTTATCGGGACCCAAACTTGATGAAGTCTCTAGATGTCTATGATGGAACAGCAAATTTCTTGCGTGAGTTGGAAATGGATGATGATACGCTTACTAAAGCAATTATTGGGACCATTGGGGATGTAGATTCATATCAGCTTCCAGATGCCAAAGGTTATAGTAG
- the LOC123213553 gene encoding probable carboxylesterase 2, translating to MDSSENQVAHEYIPYFRAYKDGRVERFFGSDRVPPAIDDSDQNGVFSKDVIIVSETGLSARIFIPAAAIKPGQRLPLVVYYHGGGFFMGSPFCSVYNNFVSSLAAKANAIAVSVDYRLAPEHYIPVAYEDSWAALKWVASHCNGQGPEAWLNNYVDFHRVFLAGDSAGGNLVHNVAVQATVEDLNGVKLSGICLIHPFFGRQDGGVDKCWTFVCPTTSGSDDYRINPSVDSRLSSLRCARVLVCIAEKDKLKARGLFYYETLRDSEWAGKVEIAETGGEDHVFHLFNPNSESAVALIEKIASFINQHNAS from the coding sequence ATGGATTCGAGTGAAAACCAAGTAGCGCATGAGTATATTCCATATTTTCGTGCATATAAAGATGGACGCGTGGAGAGATTCTTTGGCTCCGATAGAGTTCCACCAGCGATTGATGATTCTGATCAGAATGGTGTCTTCTCTAAAGATGTTATCATTGTTTCAGAAACCGGACTCTCAGCTCGTATTTTTATTCCAGCAGCCGCCATTAAACCGGGCCAACGGCTGCCTCTTGTTGTTTACTATCACGGCGGAGGCTTCTTCATGGGCTCACCATTTTGCTCCGTTTATAACAACTTTGTATCCTCTCTAGCGGCCAAGGCTAATGCTATCGCCGTTTCCGTAGACTACAGGCTAGCCCCAGAACACTACATCCCCGTAGCCTATGAAGATTCATGGGCCGCACTAAAATGGGTGGCGTCTCATTGCAATGGTCAAGGCCCTGAAGCTTGGCTGAACAACTACGTTGATTTTCACCGAGTTTTTCTTGCTGGGGATAGCGCCGGAGGCAACCTGGTGCACAACGTGGCCGTCCAGGCAACTGTTGAAGACTTAAATGGGGTGAAATTGTCAGGAATCTGCTTGATTCATCCATTTTTCGGCAGGCAAGACGGCGGTGTTGATAAGTGCTGGACTTTCGTGTGTCCAACCACAAGCGGGTCCGATGATTATAGAATCAACCCAAGTGTTGATTCGAGGTTGTCGAGCCTGCGGTGCGCCAGGGTGCTAGTTTGTATTGCTGAGAAGGATAAATTGAAAGCCCGGGGGTTGTTTTATTATGAGACATTGAGAGACAGTGAATGGGCTGGAAAAGTGGAGATTGCGGAGACAGGAGGAGAAGACCATGTGTTTCACTTGTTCAATCCGAATTCTGAAAGTGCCGTGgccttgattgaaaaaatagCTTCATTCATAAATCAACATAATGCTAGCTGA